One segment of Candidatus Paceibacterota bacterium DNA contains the following:
- a CDS encoding PIN domain-containing protein, giving the protein MIHLDTNFLVSALRAGSPEESQLNLWLSGNEILGTSAVAWAELFCGPLSARDELFARQIFSQVEVLSVIDAEAATQLFNKTGRRPRSLADCVIAAVAIRCGAKLATVNTSDFRPFVQHGLALA; this is encoded by the coding sequence ATGATCCATCTGGACACCAACTTCCTGGTGAGTGCGCTGCGAGCCGGTTCGCCGGAGGAATCCCAACTCAACTTGTGGCTGAGTGGAAACGAGATTCTCGGTACGTCAGCAGTCGCGTGGGCAGAGCTGTTTTGCGGCCCGCTTTCGGCGCGTGATGAGCTGTTTGCACGGCAGATCTTCTCACAGGTTGAAGTCCTTTCCGTTATTGATGCCGAAGCGGCTACCCAACTCTTCAACAAGACGGGCCGCCGGCCCCGTTCGCTGGCGGACTGCGTGATTGCGGCTGTGGCAATCCGCTGTGGCGCGAAGCTAGCCACCGTCAACACTTCTGACTTTCGGCCGTTCGTTCAGCACGGATTGGCTTTGGCCTGA